In Drosophila santomea strain STO CAGO 1482 chromosome 3L, Prin_Dsan_1.1, whole genome shotgun sequence, a single window of DNA contains:
- the LOC120450410 gene encoding serine/arginine repetitive matrix protein 2 isoform X4 encodes MYNGIGLTTPRGSGTNGHVQRNWACVRPGKKDKDYRAEDDTKKLDAQLNRPPNKEILDHDRKRKIEVKCLEFEEILEKQGRTPEEIKTQVDSFRQKLMGQGKTDLAKDEFGRVAARDTHQIAEAQQQKNAKLREAFNISEYFVEGSSFDSDRKAKEDLAKSVALQKELDAQRESLAAAAAAAAAGKDKETGKRYALVRTPSRERDRDGGDAAASGDERGDHVSKTDKKKRKKRARESSASPERKKDKKKKSKKHKKESKSKKKKSRKRKHSESGRDSDRDSDDDDDSSEEDRRESKSARKKAKKDKKKRDKKLKKKSRTRASSSDSERSISPSRKENQPDRSRGVKTSKSDEKASQQDNVTRSRSRERKDTKSRPLEASIDSRHHKARERSAATPPRKEPERHRERSKDRQRSKEKHRSRDRLRSKERQRSKERPRSKERQRSRERPRSRERQRSKERQRSKEKQRSKEKQRYKEKQCSKERQRSRSKDVLRGKEKPQSKERESSRERRRSKSKDRQRSKEKHRPKEEKQSVDKRRDRSRDRSKEKQRPNERQRSKERQRSKDRHRSRERQRSKERQLSKNRQLSNDRQLSKDRQGLKERQRSNERKRSKERQHSKNRQRSRERQPSKDRQRSKERQRSKEPRQSKDRQRSKERQRSRERPGKEPRPTRSPRERSSKTRDDRRQRSPTNASRKRQDDTKLSRNSRFQSPAHSPEAPPKKSVTAPAFNPFKAAEDTVNDILGTKSVMVALEQTKRQRAASSSSSDSESSSSSSTSSRTPSPKPTPRKQKKKSRTPDQKEVKKEVSPKEEVRRSLKREQSNSPQKSKSKSKVVDASPKPTRRRSRSGSSELRYSPAERHPERYRDVVQDKKRPSKVREAHSAKPAPVVRLRAQSDDGSDAETGVDGAALEEFQQSRREREEQQELRMLEQLKSGIAAKAKQKIKIMEKDPAKEGSEPLVAALADSSLVDAIVSKVSTATVAAAESAARRSRSRERRSRSRSKRRTSTSHHRHHSSSRSRSRYSSSSSRSGSRSSRSRSGSHSSRSSCSSHSSSGSSSSGSGSGSSQSGSRSPSIPRRRGSPSFLDRRRITSARKRPIPYHHKANADGEAEEASSCCSSCFSRASSPATPLLTPLRNSRSPSTIAF; translated from the exons TGCTCGCGACACCCATCAAATAGCCGAGGCTCAACAGCAGAAGAACGCCAAGCTGCGCGAGGCCTTCAACATATCCGAGTACTTCGTCGAGGGCAGCAGCTTCGACAGCGATCGCAAGGCGAAGGAGGACCTGGCCAAAAGCGTGGCTCTCCAAAAGGAACTGGACGCCCAGCGCGAGAGCctggcagcggcggcagctgccgcagcagcCGGCAAGGACAAGGAGACCGGGAAGCGGTATGCTCTAGTGCGCACTCCTTCCCGCGAACGGGATCGCGATGGTGGCGATGCGGCGGCCAGTGGCGATGAACGTGGCGATCATGTCTCCAAGACGGACAAGAAGAAGCGCAAGAAGCGCGCCAGAGAGAG TTCGGCCAGTCCTGAGCGCAAGAAggacaagaagaagaagtCGAAGAAGCACAAGAAAGAGAG TAAGTCGAAGAAGAAAAAGTCGCGAAAGCGCAAGCACAGCGAAAGTGGCCGGGACAGCGACCGGGATagcgatgacgacgacgacagcaGCGAGGAGGATCGACGCGAGTCGAAGAGTGCCCGCAAGAAGGCCAAGAAGGACAAG AAAAAGCGCGACAAGAAGCTGAAAAAGAAGTCACGCACACGGGCCAGTTCCTCGGACTCGGAGCGCTCCAT CTCTCCATCGCGGAAAGAGAACCAGCCGGACAGGTCCCGTGGTGTAAAGACTTCCAAGTCCGATGAGAAGGCTTCGCAGCAGGACAATGTCACGCGCAGCCGTTCTCGCGAGCGCAAGGATACGAAATCCAGGCCACTCGAAGCCTCCATAGACAGTCGCCATCACAAGGCAAGGGAACGGTCAGCGGCTACGCCACCACGCAAAGAGCCGGAAAGGCATCGAGAGCGCTCAAAGGATAGGCAGCGGTCCAAGGAGAAGCACAGGTCGAGAGACAGACTGCGATCTAAGGAAAGGCAGCGGTCTAAGGAAAGGCCGCGGTCTAAGGAAAGGCAGCGGTCTAGGGAAAGGCCACGCTCCAGGGAAAGACAGCGATCCAAAGAAAGACAACGATCCAAGGAAAAACAGCGTTCCAAGGAAAAACAGCGATACAAGGAAAAACAGTGTTCCAAGGAAAGACAGCGGTCCCGGTCAAAGGACGTACTAAGAGGCAAGGAAAAACCGCAATCCAAGGAAAGAGAAAGTTCCAGGGAAAGACGGCGCTCAAAGTCCAAGGATAGACAAAGGTCCAAGGAAAAACACAGGCCCAAGGAAGAGAAACAATCAGTGGACAAAAGGCGAGATAGATCCAGGGATCGGTCAAAGGAAAAACAGCGCCCCAACGAGCGGCAGCGTTCAAAGGAGAGGCAGCGCTCAAAGGATAGACATCGGTCAAGGGAGAGGCAGCGTTCTAAGGAAAGGCAGCTCTCTAAGAATAGGCAACTTTCCAATGATAGGCAGCTCTCCAAGGATAGGCAAGGATTAAAGGAGAGGCAACGTTCTAACGAGAGGAAACGATCAAAGGAGAGACAGCACTCTAAAAATAGACAGCGCTCAAGGGAGAGGCAGCCCTCTAAGGATAGGCAGCGTTCAAAAGAGAGACAGCGCTCTAAGGAGCCACGACAATCAAAGGACAGGCAACGTTCCAAGGAGAGACAGCGTTCCAGAGAACGTCCAGGCAAGGAACCCCGGCCCACACGATCGCCAAGGGAGCGTAGTTCCAAAACGAGAGACGACCGCCGACAGCGGTCTCCTACCAACGCTAGCAGAAAGCGCCAAGATGACACTAAATTAAGCCGCAATTCCCGATTCCAATCACCAGCCCATTCCCCAGAGGCGCCACCTAAGAAGTCGGTCACCGCACCAGCCTTCAATCCCTTCAAGGCGGCGGAGGACACTGTTAACGATATCCTTGGCACGAAGTCGGTTATGGTGGCCCTGGAACAGACTAAGCGCCAGCGAGCGGCTTCCAGCTCTAGCTCGGATTCCGAAAGCTCCAGTAGTAGCTCGACTTCCTCGCGTACGCCATCGCCTAAGCCCACCCCCAGGAAACAAAAGAAGAAGAGTAGGACACCAGATCAAAAAGAGGTCAAGAAGGAGGTCAGCCCCAAGGAAGAGGTCCGCAGAAGCTTGAAGCGGGAGCAATCCAACTCCCCGCAAAAGTCGAAGTCGAAGAGCAAGGTGGTCGACGCAAGTCCCAAGCCTACGAGGCGTCGTTCTCGCTCAGGTTCCTCTGAGTTGCGGTACTCGCCAGCTGAACGCCATCCGGAACGCTACCGCGACGTCGTCCAGGACAAAAAGCGACCGTCCAAAGTTAGGGAAGCCCACTCGGCGAAGCCTGCTCCAGTGGTCCGCCTGAGGGCACAAAGCGACGACGGCAGCGATGCCGAAACAGGAGTAGATGGTGCCGCCTTGGAGGAATTCCAGCAGAGCAGGCGCGAGCGCGAGGAACAGCAGGAACTGCGGATGCTGGAGCAACTGAAGTCGGGGATAGCGGCCAAGGCCAAGCAGAAGATCAAGATCATGGAGAAAGACCCGGCCAAAGAGGGTAGCGAA CCCCTAGTCGCAGCGCTCGCGGACAGCTCACTGGTGGACGCCATCGTCTCCAAGGTATCCACGGCCACCGTGGCGGCGGCGGAGAGTGCGGCCCGTAGGAGCCGTAGTCGAGAGCGTCGGAGCCGAAGTCGCAGCAAGAGGCGCACGAGCACCAGCCATCATCGACATCACTCCAGCAGCCGGTCGAGATC GCGCTACAGCTCGTCCAGCAGTCGCAGCGGATCGCGCAGCTCAAGGTCCCGCTCCGGGTCGCACTCCTCCcgctccagctgctcctcgcACAGCAGCTCGGgcagctcctcctccggcAGCGGCTCCGGATCATCGCAGTCCGGCTCTCGATCGCCCTCCATCCCAAGGCGTCGCGGCTCGCCCAGCTTCCTAGACAGACGTCGCATAACGAG CGCTCGCAAGCGACCGATTCCCTATCACCACAAGGCGAACGCCGATGGAGAGGCGGAGGAGGCCTCAAGTTGCTGCTCCAGTTGCTTCAGCCGCGCCAGCagtcctgccacgccccttcttACGCCTCTGCGCAACAGCCGAAGTCCCTCGACGATCGCCTTCTGA
- the LOC120450410 gene encoding serine/arginine repetitive matrix protein 1 isoform X1 — MYNGIGLTTPRGSGTNGHVQRNWACVRPGKKDKDYRAEDDTKKLDAQLNRPPNKEILDHDRKRKIEVKCLEFEEILEKQGRTPEEIKTQVDSFRQKLMGQGKTDLAKDEFGRVAARDTHQIAEAQQQKNAKLREAFNISEYFVEGSSFDSDRKAKEDLAKSVALQKELDAQRESLAAAAAAAAAGKDKETGKRYALVRTPSRERDRDGGDAAASGDERGDHVSKTDKKKRKKRARESSASPERKKDKKKKSKKHKKESKSKKKKSRKRKHSESGRDSDRDSDDDDDSSEEDRRESKSARKKAKKDKKKRDKKLKKKSRTRASSSDSERSISPSRKENQPDRSRGVKTSKSDEKASQQDNVTRSRSRERKDTKSRPLEASIDSRHHKARERSAATPPRKEPERHRERSKDRQRSKEKHRSRDRLRSKERQRSKERPRSKERQRSRERPRSRERQRSKERQRSKEKQRSKEKQRYKEKQCSKERQRSRSKDVLRGKEKPQSKERESSRERRRSKSKDRQRSKEKHRPKEEKQSVDKRRDRSRDRSKEKQRPNERQRSKERQRSKDRHRSRERQRSKERQLSKNRQLSNDRQLSKDRQGLKERQRSNERKRSKERQHSKNRQRSRERQPSKDRQRSKERQRSKEPRQSKDRQRSKERQRSRERPGKEPRPTRSPRERSSKTRDDRRQRSPTNASRKRQDDTKLSRNSRFQSPAHSPEAPPKKSVTAPAFNPFKAAEDTVNDILGTKSVMVALEQTKRQRAASSSSSDSESSSSSSTSSRTPSPKPTPRKQKKKSRTPDQKEVKKEVSPKEEVRRSLKREQSNSPQKSKSKSKVVDASPKPTRRRSRSGSSELRYSPAERHPERYRDVVQDKKRPSKVREAHSAKPAPVVRLRAQSDDGSDAETGVDGAALEEFQQSRREREEQQELRMLEQLKSGIAAKAKQKIKIMEKDPAKEGSEVSGSDLVTATKRNSLSEFLVANNVTALINPLTTTTLTLTTTPPPPLAVILPLDQRQEQPLLRDPDQELSVPVEEPVKKRDAGTPPICKTPQVAANGDAKSPTLVYKNHVHHNRPPPQHMHHQSQQQQQHHQHPSGKRIFHNRTLNNNPNSRHSTNNPHACGGGGVPHSNPNSSNSGGNSNNPAMLPFLAGTPGTYNRTTNRLNHGPLLTATHYNICKNHQHSLQQQQAHHLARGLVYNSSLFGHGPRHPGLLSLAGSGVGVGGPGAPLLGHPSHVRGGGGPISFNAAAAAAAVAANSISYHHHHHQHQQKPKIVIKPFKIHDPQPLVAALADSSLVDAIVSKVSTATVAAAESAARRSRSRERRSRSRSKRRTSTSHHRHHSSSRSRSRYSSSSSRSGSRSSRSRSGSHSSRSSCSSHSSSGSSSSGSGSGSSQSGSRSPSIPRRRGSPSFLDRRRITSARKRPIPYHHKANADGEAEEASSCCSSCFSRASSPATPLLTPLRNSRSPSTIAF, encoded by the exons TGCTCGCGACACCCATCAAATAGCCGAGGCTCAACAGCAGAAGAACGCCAAGCTGCGCGAGGCCTTCAACATATCCGAGTACTTCGTCGAGGGCAGCAGCTTCGACAGCGATCGCAAGGCGAAGGAGGACCTGGCCAAAAGCGTGGCTCTCCAAAAGGAACTGGACGCCCAGCGCGAGAGCctggcagcggcggcagctgccgcagcagcCGGCAAGGACAAGGAGACCGGGAAGCGGTATGCTCTAGTGCGCACTCCTTCCCGCGAACGGGATCGCGATGGTGGCGATGCGGCGGCCAGTGGCGATGAACGTGGCGATCATGTCTCCAAGACGGACAAGAAGAAGCGCAAGAAGCGCGCCAGAGAGAG TTCGGCCAGTCCTGAGCGCAAGAAggacaagaagaagaagtCGAAGAAGCACAAGAAAGAGAG TAAGTCGAAGAAGAAAAAGTCGCGAAAGCGCAAGCACAGCGAAAGTGGCCGGGACAGCGACCGGGATagcgatgacgacgacgacagcaGCGAGGAGGATCGACGCGAGTCGAAGAGTGCCCGCAAGAAGGCCAAGAAGGACAAG AAAAAGCGCGACAAGAAGCTGAAAAAGAAGTCACGCACACGGGCCAGTTCCTCGGACTCGGAGCGCTCCAT CTCTCCATCGCGGAAAGAGAACCAGCCGGACAGGTCCCGTGGTGTAAAGACTTCCAAGTCCGATGAGAAGGCTTCGCAGCAGGACAATGTCACGCGCAGCCGTTCTCGCGAGCGCAAGGATACGAAATCCAGGCCACTCGAAGCCTCCATAGACAGTCGCCATCACAAGGCAAGGGAACGGTCAGCGGCTACGCCACCACGCAAAGAGCCGGAAAGGCATCGAGAGCGCTCAAAGGATAGGCAGCGGTCCAAGGAGAAGCACAGGTCGAGAGACAGACTGCGATCTAAGGAAAGGCAGCGGTCTAAGGAAAGGCCGCGGTCTAAGGAAAGGCAGCGGTCTAGGGAAAGGCCACGCTCCAGGGAAAGACAGCGATCCAAAGAAAGACAACGATCCAAGGAAAAACAGCGTTCCAAGGAAAAACAGCGATACAAGGAAAAACAGTGTTCCAAGGAAAGACAGCGGTCCCGGTCAAAGGACGTACTAAGAGGCAAGGAAAAACCGCAATCCAAGGAAAGAGAAAGTTCCAGGGAAAGACGGCGCTCAAAGTCCAAGGATAGACAAAGGTCCAAGGAAAAACACAGGCCCAAGGAAGAGAAACAATCAGTGGACAAAAGGCGAGATAGATCCAGGGATCGGTCAAAGGAAAAACAGCGCCCCAACGAGCGGCAGCGTTCAAAGGAGAGGCAGCGCTCAAAGGATAGACATCGGTCAAGGGAGAGGCAGCGTTCTAAGGAAAGGCAGCTCTCTAAGAATAGGCAACTTTCCAATGATAGGCAGCTCTCCAAGGATAGGCAAGGATTAAAGGAGAGGCAACGTTCTAACGAGAGGAAACGATCAAAGGAGAGACAGCACTCTAAAAATAGACAGCGCTCAAGGGAGAGGCAGCCCTCTAAGGATAGGCAGCGTTCAAAAGAGAGACAGCGCTCTAAGGAGCCACGACAATCAAAGGACAGGCAACGTTCCAAGGAGAGACAGCGTTCCAGAGAACGTCCAGGCAAGGAACCCCGGCCCACACGATCGCCAAGGGAGCGTAGTTCCAAAACGAGAGACGACCGCCGACAGCGGTCTCCTACCAACGCTAGCAGAAAGCGCCAAGATGACACTAAATTAAGCCGCAATTCCCGATTCCAATCACCAGCCCATTCCCCAGAGGCGCCACCTAAGAAGTCGGTCACCGCACCAGCCTTCAATCCCTTCAAGGCGGCGGAGGACACTGTTAACGATATCCTTGGCACGAAGTCGGTTATGGTGGCCCTGGAACAGACTAAGCGCCAGCGAGCGGCTTCCAGCTCTAGCTCGGATTCCGAAAGCTCCAGTAGTAGCTCGACTTCCTCGCGTACGCCATCGCCTAAGCCCACCCCCAGGAAACAAAAGAAGAAGAGTAGGACACCAGATCAAAAAGAGGTCAAGAAGGAGGTCAGCCCCAAGGAAGAGGTCCGCAGAAGCTTGAAGCGGGAGCAATCCAACTCCCCGCAAAAGTCGAAGTCGAAGAGCAAGGTGGTCGACGCAAGTCCCAAGCCTACGAGGCGTCGTTCTCGCTCAGGTTCCTCTGAGTTGCGGTACTCGCCAGCTGAACGCCATCCGGAACGCTACCGCGACGTCGTCCAGGACAAAAAGCGACCGTCCAAAGTTAGGGAAGCCCACTCGGCGAAGCCTGCTCCAGTGGTCCGCCTGAGGGCACAAAGCGACGACGGCAGCGATGCCGAAACAGGAGTAGATGGTGCCGCCTTGGAGGAATTCCAGCAGAGCAGGCGCGAGCGCGAGGAACAGCAGGAACTGCGGATGCTGGAGCAACTGAAGTCGGGGATAGCGGCCAAGGCCAAGCAGAAGATCAAGATCATGGAGAAAGACCCGGCCAAAGAGGGTAGCGAAGTAAGTGGCAGCGACCTGGTGACGGCTACTAAACGTAACTCGCTAAGCGAATTCCTTGTTGCTAACAACGTGACCGCTTTGATTAACCCACTGACTACAACCACGCTAACACTAACGACGACGCCCCCGCCGCCTCTGGCGGTGATTCTGCCGCTGGATCAGCGCCAGGAGCAGCCTCTGCTGCGGGATCCGGATCAAGAGCTATCCGTGCCTGTGGAGGAACCGGTCAAGAAAAGGGACGCCGGCACACCGCCCATTTGCAAGACGCCCCAAGTGGCGGCGAATGGCGACGCAAAGAGTCCGACATTGGTTTACAAGAACCACGTGCACCACAACAGGCCGCCTCCACAGCACATGCATCAccagtcgcagcagcagcagcaacatcaccaGCATCCTTCGGGGAAGCGCATCTTCCACAACCGCACGCTGAACAATAACCCTAACAGTAGACATAGTACTAACAACCCTCATGCATGTGGTGGTGGCGGGGTCCCTCATTCAAATCCCAACAGTAGCAATAGCGGCGGGAACAGCAACAACCCGGCCATGCTCCCGTTTCTGGCGGGAACTCCGGGCACCTACAATCGCACCACAAACCGCCTCAACCACGGTCCCCTGCTAACCGCCACCCACTACAACATCTGCAAGAACCACCAGCACagcctgcagcagcagcaggcgcaccACCTGGCTCGTGGCTTGGTCTACAACTCCAGTCTCTTCGGCCACGGACCGCGCCATCCAGGACTACTGTCTCTGGCGGGATCtggtgtgggcgtgggtggGCCAGGTGCTCCGCTGTTGGGTCATCCTTCGCATGTTCGGGGTGGTGGCGGTCCCATTAGCTTCAATgcggcggcagcggctgcGGCCGTGGCCGCCAATAGTATTAGCtaccatcatcatcaccatcagcatcaacaaaaaccgaaaatcgTTATAAAACCCTTCAAAATTCACGATCCACAGCCCCTAGTCGCAGCGCTCGCGGACAGCTCACTGGTGGACGCCATCGTCTCCAAGGTATCCACGGCCACCGTGGCGGCGGCGGAGAGTGCGGCCCGTAGGAGCCGTAGTCGAGAGCGTCGGAGCCGAAGTCGCAGCAAGAGGCGCACGAGCACCAGCCATCATCGACATCACTCCAGCAGCCGGTCGAGATC GCGCTACAGCTCGTCCAGCAGTCGCAGCGGATCGCGCAGCTCAAGGTCCCGCTCCGGGTCGCACTCCTCCcgctccagctgctcctcgcACAGCAGCTCGGgcagctcctcctccggcAGCGGCTCCGGATCATCGCAGTCCGGCTCTCGATCGCCCTCCATCCCAAGGCGTCGCGGCTCGCCCAGCTTCCTAGACAGACGTCGCATAACGAG CGCTCGCAAGCGACCGATTCCCTATCACCACAAGGCGAACGCCGATGGAGAGGCGGAGGAGGCCTCAAGTTGCTGCTCCAGTTGCTTCAGCCGCGCCAGCagtcctgccacgccccttcttACGCCTCTGCGCAACAGCCGAAGTCCCTCGACGATCGCCTTCTGA